Proteins from one Oscillatoria nigro-viridis PCC 7112 genomic window:
- a CDS encoding ribonuclease catalytic domain-containing protein: protein MEKGTLVEFRVHGDRRLAVADRPDGKKNWVVVDENGQPHSIPPKQITYEVVGETYKPSDIPKFLKEVEAYSDPSSLEVAWELLVGDGETADPESLAMLLFSESSPAQCYAAYCLLSTDKLYFKQKGDRYEPRSAAQVAEIKHQQEVEQQRHQESQGFWDRVKQRLAGKNVDWEHSDRTRLDALERFAILGEEATHRTPALETLASLQRSENPEAAFGLLVDLGLWSTHENLFLRRSQIPLQFSAKVLEVAQRCLENPPTDSDTNRLDLTHLKVYTIDDESTTEIDDGLSLEFLENGQQRIWIHIADPTRLLSPGDELDLEARKRTTTVYLPTGMIPMFPPALATGPMSLIQGKECSALSFSVTLDETGAAQDYSIHISTIKPTYRLTYDDVDEMLELGIEAEPEIAAIASAAKLRQKWREAQGAISIFMPESVIKVNGDDIKIYVIDDSTARMLVAEMMILAGELAARYGQAHSLPIPYRYQPQPELPPDEELLAVPAGPARACAVRRCMPRSEMGLTPGRHAGLGLELYTQVTSPIRRYTDLLTHFQIKAHLRGEPLPFSAEEIQDIVMCLGTAVKEASTVERQTNRYWGLEYLRRNPDEVWEALMLRWLREDSNLGLILLEELGLELAMRFGRSVEIGDRLEVKVTHCDPRSDVINFQEMIFEAAQ, encoded by the coding sequence GTGGAGAAGGGAACGTTAGTAGAATTTAGAGTGCACGGCGACCGCCGTCTGGCAGTTGCCGATCGCCCCGACGGCAAGAAAAACTGGGTGGTGGTAGACGAAAACGGTCAACCGCACAGCATACCGCCCAAACAAATCACCTACGAAGTAGTCGGAGAAACTTACAAACCATCCGATATTCCCAAATTTCTCAAAGAAGTAGAAGCATACTCAGATCCGTCGAGTTTGGAAGTTGCTTGGGAACTCCTAGTCGGTGACGGAGAAACAGCAGATCCCGAATCCCTGGCAATGCTGCTATTTTCTGAGAGTAGTCCGGCCCAGTGTTACGCGGCTTACTGTTTGCTATCAACAGATAAGCTGTATTTCAAACAAAAGGGCGATCGCTACGAACCGCGATCGGCCGCCCAAGTAGCCGAAATCAAACACCAGCAAGAAGTAGAACAGCAGCGACACCAAGAATCCCAAGGATTTTGGGATCGAGTCAAACAGCGGCTGGCAGGAAAAAATGTAGATTGGGAACACAGCGATCGAACTCGCCTCGATGCCCTAGAACGCTTTGCCATCCTCGGAGAAGAAGCAACGCACCGCACCCCAGCCTTAGAAACTTTAGCCAGCTTGCAACGGTCCGAAAACCCCGAAGCAGCATTTGGCCTCCTAGTCGATCTCGGCCTCTGGAGTACCCACGAAAACCTGTTTTTGCGGCGCAGCCAAATTCCCCTACAATTCTCCGCAAAGGTATTAGAAGTGGCCCAACGCTGCCTAGAAAATCCCCCAACCGACTCCGACACAAATCGTCTCGATTTAACTCACCTCAAGGTTTACACGATCGACGACGAAAGCACCACCGAAATCGACGACGGCCTCAGCTTAGAATTCCTCGAAAACGGGCAGCAGCGGATCTGGATACACATCGCCGATCCCACCCGCTTGCTTTCCCCCGGAGACGAACTCGACCTCGAAGCCAGAAAGCGCACCACTACGGTTTACCTGCCCACGGGAATGATCCCCATGTTTCCCCCAGCTTTGGCAACCGGGCCGATGAGTTTAATTCAAGGCAAAGAGTGCAGCGCCCTCAGCTTCAGCGTCACCTTAGACGAAACCGGCGCGGCTCAAGATTACAGCATCCACATCAGCACCATAAAACCCACCTACCGCTTAACCTACGATGACGTAGACGAAATGCTGGAGTTGGGAATCGAAGCAGAACCGGAAATAGCAGCGATCGCCTCTGCGGCAAAACTGCGCCAAAAATGGCGGGAAGCCCAAGGCGCAATCAGCATTTTCATGCCCGAATCCGTCATCAAAGTCAACGGCGACGACATCAAAATCTACGTCATCGACGACTCCACAGCCCGGATGCTAGTAGCCGAAATGATGATTTTAGCCGGCGAACTAGCCGCCCGCTACGGTCAAGCTCACAGCCTGCCCATACCCTACCGCTATCAGCCACAGCCCGAACTTCCTCCCGATGAAGAACTGCTGGCCGTTCCCGCAGGCCCCGCCCGCGCTTGCGCCGTGCGCCGGTGTATGCCCCGCAGCGAAATGGGCCTCACCCCCGGACGCCACGCCGGCTTGGGTTTGGAATTATACACTCAAGTTACTTCCCCGATCCGCCGCTATACCGACTTGCTGACTCACTTCCAAATCAAAGCCCACCTGCGGGGCGAACCACTGCCTTTTTCCGCTGAAGAAATACAGGACATTGTGATGTGTCTCGGCACCGCAGTTAAAGAAGCATCCACTGTCGAACGCCAAACTAACCGCTATTGGGGATTGGAATATTTGCGGCGCAACCCAGACGAAGTTTGGGAAGCTTTAATGCTGCGCTGGCTGAGGGAAGACAGCAATCTCGGATTGATTTTATTGGAAGAGTTGGGTTTAGAATTGGCAATGCGATTTGGTCGATCGGTCGAAATAGGCGATCGGCTAGAAGTCAAAGTCACCCACTGCGATCCGCGATCGGATGTCATTAACTTCCAAGAAATGATATTTGAAGCCGCACAATAG
- a CDS encoding phospholipid/glycerol acyltransferase has translation MPNSISQVQPPLEFIPPAYNPLVVQGCKQIFPWWLRFRTSISQVQAENVETLAELFHQFQNQKVRFLLAFRHPNSDDPYCLGQLIWKLVPQAARAKGIPLQFPVHSHFIYDRGIPLWAGAGVGWLYSHLGGTPIVRGKIDRVGLRSARDLFANSQFPIAAAPEGATNGHNEIVSPLEPGVAQMGFWCVEDLLKAGRTEKVLIVPIGIQYRYVNPPWQPLEKLLTQLEIDCGLPPLERTELANLEKANPDSENHNHKFQYLRLIRLGSHLLAVMEEFYSRFYHKILPPKISTLPSSLPEKTTNSFENEVTIARLKALLDVALQVAEEYFNLKPKGSLIDRCRRLEQAGWDYIYREDIKNIAALSPLERGLADRLAEEASLRMWHMRLVESFVSVTGRYVAEQLTAERLAETTLLLWDVLARIKGGNPFGRPKLGKQQVQMTVGEPISVSDRWERYQTSRRLAVAELTQDLQSALEAMIQS, from the coding sequence ATGCCCAATTCAATTAGCCAAGTTCAGCCGCCGCTGGAATTCATACCCCCAGCCTACAACCCGCTAGTGGTGCAAGGTTGTAAGCAAATATTCCCCTGGTGGCTGCGATTTCGGACGAGTATCAGCCAGGTTCAAGCCGAAAACGTCGAAACCCTCGCCGAACTATTCCACCAATTTCAAAATCAAAAAGTTCGCTTCTTGCTAGCCTTCCGCCACCCCAACTCAGACGATCCCTACTGTTTGGGACAACTAATTTGGAAACTCGTTCCCCAGGCGGCGCGCGCCAAAGGCATTCCCCTGCAATTCCCGGTACATTCCCACTTTATCTACGATCGCGGCATTCCCCTGTGGGCCGGTGCGGGAGTCGGCTGGCTGTATTCCCACCTCGGCGGCACTCCGATCGTTCGCGGTAAAATCGATCGCGTCGGATTGCGATCGGCCCGCGATTTATTTGCCAACAGCCAATTCCCGATCGCCGCCGCCCCAGAAGGCGCCACCAACGGTCACAATGAAATAGTTAGCCCCCTCGAACCGGGAGTTGCTCAAATGGGCTTCTGGTGCGTTGAAGATTTGCTGAAAGCCGGACGCACTGAAAAAGTTTTAATTGTGCCGATCGGCATTCAATACCGCTATGTCAACCCACCTTGGCAACCCCTAGAAAAACTTTTAACTCAATTAGAAATTGATTGCGGACTCCCACCCTTAGAACGCACCGAGCTCGCTAATTTAGAGAAGGCCAATCCCGATTCCGAAAACCACAATCACAAATTCCAATATCTGCGCCTGATTCGACTGGGCAGCCATTTGCTAGCAGTGATGGAAGAGTTTTACAGCCGTTTTTATCATAAAATTTTACCCCCAAAAATATCTACTTTACCATCATCACTTCCCGAAAAAACGACAAATAGTTTTGAGAATGAAGTAACGATCGCTCGACTGAAAGCACTGTTAGACGTGGCTTTGCAAGTAGCAGAAGAATATTTTAACTTAAAACCCAAAGGCAGTTTAATAGACCGCTGCCGCCGTCTGGAACAAGCAGGCTGGGACTATATTTATCGAGAAGATATCAAAAATATTGCAGCACTTTCTCCCTTAGAAAGAGGATTAGCCGATCGCCTCGCTGAAGAAGCAAGTCTTCGGATGTGGCACATGAGACTTGTAGAAAGTTTCGTGTCCGTCACGGGCAGGTACGTCGCAGAACAACTGACAGCAGAACGTTTGGCAGAAACAACTTTACTGCTGTGGGACGTACTGGCTCGAATCAAAGGGGGAAATCCTTTCGGCAGACCGAAGTTGGGCAAACAGCAAGTACAAATGACCGTGGGCGAACCGATATCCGTGAGCGATCGTTGGGAGCGATATCAAACCAGCCGCAGGTTAGCAGTTGCCGAACTCACTCAAGACTTGCAATCAGCTTTAGAAGCAATGATTCAATCTTAA
- a CDS encoding sensor histidine kinase has protein sequence MTNKPIDLSTHSIKVKLLNNLAQELLTPLTSVLGMASVLKQEIYGPLTSKQKEYIDVIQDSSRSLRSLVEEILELAELDDSAFTLKRTAVDIETLCQQVVTILASAASRREQEINLSMGPGSRIWLVDKDKVQQMLHHLIFSIIQSAGAGSVIRVHVSRKEDGINIGVWVFHPWLGESLPHAKLYSDYLLKVGSGSGSPSNSETDSPGLEPQLPTQGSQRLTLAFSELAALVAQNAEDTAPVLAGYGARERLGLLLCCQLVEIQGGQLSIQGASESGYRYVLWLPCTNATELLEG, from the coding sequence ATGACTAACAAACCTATCGATTTGTCTACTCACTCAATTAAAGTAAAACTGCTGAATAATTTAGCGCAGGAATTGCTCACACCTCTCACTTCTGTCCTCGGCATGGCAAGCGTGTTGAAACAAGAAATTTATGGCCCCTTAACGAGCAAGCAAAAAGAATATATTGACGTGATCCAAGACAGCAGCCGCTCTTTGCGATCGCTAGTTGAAGAAATTTTGGAACTGGCAGAACTAGATGATTCCGCTTTCACCTTGAAGCGAACCGCAGTCGATATAGAAACTTTGTGCCAGCAGGTTGTGACAATCCTGGCGTCGGCGGCAAGTAGACGAGAACAAGAAATTAATTTGTCGATGGGGCCCGGGTCGCGCATCTGGTTGGTAGATAAAGATAAGGTTCAGCAAATGCTGCACCACTTAATTTTTAGCATTATTCAATCTGCTGGGGCAGGCAGCGTGATTCGAGTCCACGTTTCTCGGAAAGAAGACGGTATCAACATCGGAGTTTGGGTTTTTCATCCTTGGTTGGGAGAAAGTTTGCCCCATGCTAAACTCTACTCCGACTACTTGTTGAAGGTCGGATCGGGTAGCGGTTCGCCATCGAACTCCGAAACCGACTCCCCCGGACTCGAACCCCAACTCCCGACACAGGGCTCGCAGCGATTAACGCTGGCGTTTTCTGAGTTGGCGGCTTTGGTGGCCCAGAATGCCGAGGATACCGCACCGGTGTTAGCTGGTTACGGGGCCAGGGAACGCTTGGGGCTGCTGCTTTGCTGCCAATTGGTGGAAATTCAAGGCGGCCAACTCTCAATTCAAGGCGCCTCGGAATCTGGCTATCGCTACGTGCTCTGGCTGCCCTGCACAAATGCTACGGAATTGTTGGAAGGCTAA
- a CDS encoding IctB family putative bicarbonate transporter codes for MNSVWQQLTLANLPLSQWQSGSYLFNLAIGSLRSWRQSSWLMQWAEPLGFVLLGLTFGLAPFVNNALVGVLMAASAAFWVLLTVSDDRAIALTPIHLLVLLYWGIATVATAMSPVKVAAFTGWSKLTLYLLFFALMARILRSPRWRSWLIAVFLNVSLIVSFYGVRQWIDKVPPLATWNDPTSTQANVTRVYSFLGNPNLLGSYLLPAIALSAAALFVWKGWGTKVLALTMLVVNCACLRYTDSRGAWIGFVALLVVFLVLLWYWYSPLMPRFWRTWALPLGLGGLAGALILGVALVEPLRDRVSSMFIGRDDSSNNFRINVWTAVMDMIRDRPILGIGPGNTAFNKVYPLYMKPKFTALSAYSVLLEIAVETGFIGLMCFLWLMTVTVNQGLLQIKNLRDSQFKISSLEEESQNPQSKIPNLKSNQGFWLIGAIATLAGMMAHGFVDTVWYRPEVNMLWWLMVAIIASFYSNSHPHQDSVLTEGE; via the coding sequence ATGAATTCAGTTTGGCAACAGTTAACTCTGGCAAATTTGCCGCTCTCTCAGTGGCAAAGTGGAAGTTATTTATTCAATTTGGCGATCGGCTCTTTACGCAGTTGGCGGCAGAGTAGCTGGCTGATGCAGTGGGCAGAACCCTTGGGTTTTGTTTTGCTGGGCTTGACTTTCGGTTTGGCGCCGTTTGTGAACAATGCCTTGGTGGGGGTGTTGATGGCGGCTAGCGCTGCATTTTGGGTGCTGCTGACTGTTTCGGACGATCGCGCGATCGCCTTGACGCCGATTCACTTGTTGGTTCTGCTGTACTGGGGCATTGCCACCGTCGCAACGGCGATGTCGCCCGTGAAAGTCGCCGCTTTTACTGGTTGGAGCAAGCTAACGCTGTATTTGCTGTTTTTTGCGCTGATGGCTCGGATATTGCGATCGCCCCGTTGGCGATCGTGGTTAATTGCCGTATTTTTGAACGTCTCTTTAATTGTCAGTTTCTACGGCGTGCGGCAGTGGATTGACAAAGTGCCGCCCTTAGCTACTTGGAACGATCCGACTTCTACTCAAGCCAATGTCACGCGAGTTTACAGCTTTTTGGGAAATCCTAACTTGCTTGGTTCCTATTTGCTGCCGGCCATTGCATTGAGCGCCGCCGCGCTTTTTGTGTGGAAAGGATGGGGAACAAAAGTTTTAGCGCTGACAATGCTGGTGGTGAATTGCGCGTGTTTGCGCTACACGGACAGCCGGGGTGCTTGGATCGGTTTTGTGGCTCTACTGGTGGTATTTTTAGTGCTGCTGTGGTACTGGTACAGCCCTTTGATGCCTCGGTTCTGGCGGACTTGGGCGCTGCCGTTAGGGTTAGGAGGTTTGGCTGGAGCCTTAATTTTGGGAGTGGCTTTAGTGGAGCCTCTGCGCGATCGAGTTTCGAGTATGTTTATCGGCCGAGATGACAGCAGTAACAATTTTCGGATTAATGTTTGGACGGCGGTGATGGACATGATTCGCGATCGGCCAATTCTCGGAATTGGGCCTGGAAATACTGCTTTTAATAAAGTTTATCCGCTTTACATGAAGCCGAAATTCACTGCTTTGAGCGCTTATTCCGTGCTGCTGGAAATTGCGGTGGAAACCGGTTTTATCGGTTTAATGTGTTTCCTTTGGCTGATGACTGTCACCGTCAATCAAGGTTTGTTGCAGATCAAAAATCTGCGGGATTCACAATTTAAAATCTCTAGTTTAGAGGAAGAATCCCAAAATCCCCAATCTAAAATCCCAAATCTCAAATCGAATCAGGGTTTTTGGTTGATTGGGGCGATCGCAACTTTAGCAGGCATGATGGCCCACGGTTTTGTCGATACAGTTTGGTACCGACCCGAAGTTAATATGCTTTGGTGGTTGATGGTGGCGATTATTGCTAGTTTTTACAGCAACTCGCACCCCCACCAAGATTCAGTTTTGACGGAGGGCGAGTAG
- a CDS encoding Osc7112_2153 family protein translates to MKRTVLFSSTILAIITVLELSQASKALPTPSTVKITVNESVETPFDFNQSTWRRCRDRDGGKYPCPRFILPQESEE, encoded by the coding sequence ATGAAACGCACAGTTTTGTTTTCATCAACCATACTGGCAATTATAACGGTACTGGAGCTAAGTCAAGCCTCAAAAGCACTGCCAACTCCTTCGACTGTTAAAATTACAGTTAATGAATCAGTCGAAACGCCGTTCGACTTCAATCAATCGACGTGGCGGCGGTGCAGAGATAGAGATGGTGGAAAATATCCGTGTCCGAGATTCATCCTGCCTCAGGAGAGCGAAGAATAA
- a CDS encoding tetratricopeptide repeat protein yields the protein MTPLANIFNAIKEPAKKHHTSKWGALLVMLAVGFGGWQIGLPELAAFFNNMAFENYKANRLADTQKAYELALWVDPKSRTALYNLGWLCEEVQDLQCARGKYLQAAKLGLPAAYSNLARLYIVDRKNYPAAVHFLWQGLKLAEDDRVKYSLLKNLGWARLEQGRYSEALQHLDAAIKLDSERPATYCLKAQVLEKMKKTKEALPQWKICLKYADSQEFDEDIWIGMARQRLNEEKTNK from the coding sequence ATGACACCATTAGCTAACATTTTCAATGCCATTAAAGAGCCAGCAAAAAAGCATCACACCTCGAAGTGGGGAGCCTTATTGGTGATGCTAGCAGTAGGCTTTGGCGGCTGGCAAATTGGGTTGCCGGAACTGGCAGCATTTTTTAATAATATGGCTTTTGAAAACTACAAAGCCAATCGATTGGCTGATACTCAAAAAGCATATGAGTTAGCGCTCTGGGTAGATCCAAAAAGCCGAACAGCTCTTTACAATTTAGGATGGCTTTGCGAAGAGGTGCAAGATTTACAGTGCGCCAGAGGAAAATATCTGCAAGCTGCCAAACTCGGTCTGCCTGCAGCTTACAGCAATCTGGCTCGATTATATATAGTCGATCGAAAAAACTATCCGGCTGCCGTTCACTTCCTGTGGCAAGGTTTGAAATTAGCTGAGGACGATCGAGTAAAATATTCTTTACTCAAAAACTTGGGATGGGCTCGCCTGGAACAGGGTCGATATTCAGAGGCATTGCAACATCTGGATGCAGCGATTAAACTTGATAGTGAAAGACCAGCAACTTACTGCTTAAAAGCGCAAGTCCTAGAAAAGATGAAAAAGACGAAGGAAGCGCTACCGCAGTGGAAAATTTGTCTAAAGTATGCGGATTCTCAAGAATTCGATGAGGATATATGGATAGGAATGGCACGTCAACGATTAAACGAGGAAAAAACAAATAAATGA
- the smpB gene encoding SsrA-binding protein SmpB has product MSEKSPGYKIVSDNRQARHLYEIIETYQVGIELKGTEVKSIREGKANLRDGYGLVRNGELWLINVHISPWRSASNYFNHEPRRTRKLLMHKQEIRKLIGKVEEKGLTLVPLKMYLKGGWVKLDIGLGKGKKLHDKREDLKKREDKRDMERAMKQY; this is encoded by the coding sequence ATGAGCGAAAAAAGCCCAGGATACAAAATTGTTAGCGATAACCGCCAAGCGCGCCATCTCTATGAAATTATAGAGACATATCAGGTAGGCATCGAGTTGAAGGGAACCGAAGTCAAATCTATTCGGGAAGGAAAAGCAAATTTGCGGGACGGATATGGCTTAGTTCGGAACGGGGAACTGTGGCTGATCAACGTTCACATTTCGCCTTGGAGAAGTGCTAGCAATTATTTTAATCACGAGCCGCGCCGCACCCGTAAATTGCTGATGCACAAGCAGGAAATTCGCAAATTAATCGGCAAAGTCGAAGAAAAAGGTTTGACTTTAGTGCCGTTAAAAATGTACTTGAAAGGCGGCTGGGTAAAACTTGATATCGGTTTGGGTAAAGGGAAAAAACTGCACGACAAGCGCGAAGATTTGAAGAAACGCGAAGACAAGCGGGATATGGAAAGAGCGATGAAGCAATATTAG
- the xrtO gene encoding exosortase O: MSSGIMQRTNIPNSDLPDSVSPNSGVNLVLLAPFLLVLAWFWANISAVKWLLSSFVEIPTLYKIVIAFLILALVVRSIGNSVSAARPYGGYANEEDRPPRFSPNFVLRRYPLLLMLGAGICSIALQYIIDIKQVTVLLFILGTYGLCGLLVEPNFWQKNLPVAGLLACILPFNSQLNSGLGLPARVLTAQVVEQLLSMLHVGAISSYDIIVLENGIAQVDVPCSGIKTLLVGTLFLLAATWLEGRKLTLRWLAVCAANLLMLVSANAARVAVLVLVSEVFKQPNIAEIIHVPLGIVGLVCACFVTWLMLQRVPKFQPEKTSGISAKPNSDILQNHPLAKPGIIAAVTVLAVMAQLSHVETSKMAIAPLRLPQYIKSESIPLNPSEQKFFGNYPDTQTQKIRFVAGNLRGSMLTVASTSWQTYHAPELCFVASGIPVNRIEKKQLTPSIIARWLSFKNNKLSAVYWLQSAQLTTDNFLSRIGSDLTHKNHNWVLVSILFDSSLAAENHEVKEFADRVHDTVKQSLRGGN, translated from the coding sequence ATGTCAAGCGGTATCATGCAGCGCACCAATATTCCCAATTCTGACCTTCCAGATTCTGTCAGTCCCAATTCAGGGGTTAATTTGGTTTTACTGGCTCCTTTTTTGTTAGTGCTTGCTTGGTTTTGGGCTAATATCTCGGCTGTTAAGTGGCTGTTATCCTCGTTTGTTGAGATACCCACACTGTACAAGATAGTAATTGCTTTTCTGATTCTAGCATTAGTAGTGCGATCGATCGGGAACTCTGTTAGCGCAGCCCGCCCCTACGGGGGCTACGCCAACGAAGAGGATCGCCCGCCCAGATTTTCGCCAAATTTCGTTTTGAGGCGATATCCACTGCTGTTGATGTTGGGTGCGGGTATTTGCTCGATCGCCCTTCAGTACATAATTGATATCAAACAAGTTACTGTCCTGCTATTTATCCTCGGAACTTACGGGCTGTGCGGGTTATTGGTGGAGCCCAATTTTTGGCAAAAAAACTTGCCAGTTGCGGGGTTGCTGGCTTGTATTTTACCATTCAACAGTCAGTTGAATAGCGGATTAGGTTTGCCTGCGCGAGTCCTGACTGCTCAGGTAGTAGAACAGTTGCTCTCAATGCTGCACGTTGGAGCTATTTCTTCTTACGATATTATCGTTTTGGAAAACGGCATCGCTCAGGTTGACGTGCCTTGTAGCGGCATTAAAACCCTCTTAGTCGGAACGCTATTTTTGCTAGCTGCTACCTGGCTGGAAGGGCGTAAATTGACTTTAAGATGGCTGGCTGTATGCGCTGCTAATCTTTTAATGTTAGTGTCGGCTAATGCTGCGCGGGTTGCCGTGTTAGTCCTGGTTTCAGAAGTGTTTAAACAGCCGAATATAGCAGAAATCATTCACGTTCCTCTGGGGATTGTCGGTTTAGTATGTGCTTGTTTTGTGACCTGGTTAATGCTGCAACGAGTACCGAAATTTCAGCCAGAAAAAACCAGCGGTATTTCTGCAAAACCCAACTCAGACATACTCCAAAATCACCCTTTAGCCAAACCAGGAATAATTGCAGCAGTCACAGTTTTGGCAGTCATGGCTCAACTGTCTCATGTAGAAACGTCAAAAATGGCGATCGCACCTTTAAGATTGCCTCAATACATTAAATCAGAGTCGATTCCCCTGAATCCTAGCGAACAAAAATTCTTTGGCAACTATCCAGATACGCAAACACAAAAAATCAGATTTGTCGCCGGCAACTTGCGCGGTTCCATGCTCACAGTAGCGAGCACATCCTGGCAAACTTATCACGCCCCCGAGTTGTGTTTTGTAGCCAGCGGAATTCCCGTCAACCGCATAGAAAAAAAACAACTAACTCCTTCAATAATAGCGCGCTGGCTGTCTTTCAAAAACAACAAATTATCAGCAGTATACTGGCTGCAATCTGCACAGCTAACTACAGATAACTTCCTCTCCCGTATCGGCAGCGACCTCACTCACAAAAATCACAATTGGGTGCTAGTTTCTATTTTATTTGACAGTTCGCTAGCAGCCGAAAATCATGAAGTAAAAGAGTTTGCCGATCGGGTACACGATACCGTTAAACAAAGCTTGCGAGGTGGAAATTAA